A genomic stretch from Helianthus annuus cultivar XRQ/B chromosome 1, HanXRQr2.0-SUNRISE, whole genome shotgun sequence includes:
- the LOC110877546 gene encoding non-specific lipid-transfer protein-like protein At2g13820 isoform X2, giving the protein MAQHQKTCTILMILVVTMAASAKAQSSGCCTQLASVVRSQPQCLCQVLNGGGSSLGININQTQALELPKACNVQTPPTSQCNAASPTNSPSGTPSGPGRETNTVPSTDNGSSDATSIRFTTIPIVLSVLVAIYTTTF; this is encoded by the exons ATGGCACAACATCAAAAAACCTGCACAATCTTGATGATCCTAGTGGTCACAATGGCAGCCAGTGCAAAGGCTCAATCA TCGGGATGTTGCACCCAACTGGCTAGTGTGGTCCGGTCTCAGCCGCAGTGCCTATGTCAAGTTCTTAACGGTGGTGGCTCGTCTTTGGGAATTAATATTAACCAGACTCAGGCTCTTGAGTTGCCTAAGGCTTGTAATGTCCAGACACCGCCAACTAGTCAATGCAATG CTGCGTCTCCAACCAACTCTCCTTCAGGAACACCTTCGGGTCCAGGACGCGAAACAAACACCGTGCCATCAACAGATAACGGTTCATCTGATGCTACTTCAATAAGATTCACAACCATTCCTATAGTATTATCGGTACTTGTTGCCATATACACTACGACGTTCTAA
- the LOC110877546 gene encoding non-specific lipid-transfer protein-like protein At2g13820 isoform X1 has protein sequence MAQHQKTCTILMILVVTMAASAKAQSSGCTSVLISMSPCLNYISGNTSTPSSGCCTQLASVVRSQPQCLCQVLNGGGSSLGININQTQALELPKACNVQTPPTSQCNAASPTNSPSGTPSGPGRETNTVPSTDNGSSDATSIRFTTIPIVLSVLVAIYTTTF, from the exons ATGGCACAACATCAAAAAACCTGCACAATCTTGATGATCCTAGTGGTCACAATGGCAGCCAGTGCAAAGGCTCAATCATCAGGGTGCACAAGTGTGCTGATTAGTATGTCACCATGCCTTAACTACATTTCGGGTAACACGTCAACACCATCGTCGGGATGTTGCACCCAACTGGCTAGTGTGGTCCGGTCTCAGCCGCAGTGCCTATGTCAAGTTCTTAACGGTGGTGGCTCGTCTTTGGGAATTAATATTAACCAGACTCAGGCTCTTGAGTTGCCTAAGGCTTGTAATGTCCAGACACCGCCAACTAGTCAATGCAATG CTGCGTCTCCAACCAACTCTCCTTCAGGAACACCTTCGGGTCCAGGACGCGAAACAAACACCGTGCCATCAACAGATAACGGTTCATCTGATGCTACTTCAATAAGATTCACAACCATTCCTATAGTATTATCGGTACTTGTTGCCATATACACTACGACGTTCTAA